CGGGGGGCGGGGGTCATGACCGGGCCGAAGAAGGCGGTGCCGTCGACGGCCACGATCGGGGTGCCGACGTCCTCCCCGACGAGGTCGAGTCCGCGCTGGTGCGAGGCCCGCAGCGATTCGTCGAGTTCCTCCGAGCCGGCATAGTCGATCAGCTCCGCCGGCAGGCCGACCTCGGCGAGCGCCTCGACGATGATCTGCTCGTAGTCACGGCGCCCGCCGGGGTGGATCCGGATGCCGATCTCGTCGTACAGCGGCTTGACGTGCTCCTGCCCGTGCAACTCCCGGGCGGCGTTGACCACCCGCGCCGGGCCCCACGCGCGGTCCATGAGCTTGCGGTACTCGGGGTCGACGTCCTGACCCTCGTTGAGCACCGAGAGGCTCATGATGTGCCAGGTGACGTCGACGTCGCGGACCTGTTCCACCTCCCCCATCCACCGCGAGGTCATCCACGCCCACGGGCAGGTCGGGTCGAACCAGAAGTCGACAGCC
The window above is part of the Pseudactinotalea sp. HY158 genome. Proteins encoded here:
- a CDS encoding disulfide bond formation protein DsbA is translated as MSAAVDFWFDPTCPWAWMTSRWMGEVEQVRDVDVTWHIMSLSVLNEGQDVDPEYRKLMDRAWGPARVVNAARELHGQEHVKPLYDEIGIRIHPGGRRDYEQIIVEALAEVGLPAELIDYAGSEELDESLRASHQRGLDLVGEDVGTPIVAVDGTAFFGPVMTPAPRGEEAGRVFDGVVAVASYPGFYELKRTRTKGPIFD